A part of Bacteroidota bacterium genomic DNA contains:
- the cas3 gene encoding CRISPR-associated helicase Cas3': MSAVLLAKSPERGGLTLHEHTAHVVACAERFAEAWDFDSRLARLGAILHDLGKGHPATQAMLLAKTKQRDPVAFAARLDGAPWKEAVEREIRHRDNPNTFPHRHELSSLGFLPLFPADNWRTLIEMVVGHHKSVVDDVSGRGFLDLMEPGGYPDPDLAVERHLQDWDLWAPAAAEVAEAFGVEVGEVSLDQAEAAFFEAYEIVRGLGKKRSDWRGLLMAADHFGSAFAHDAAENVAGLFGDPKAADVYGPEGRYAPSEDYPLSLRHAEAEDTRPHTLVVAPTGAGKTNFLFRRCRGRVFYTLPFQASINAMADRVRTDVGETADVRRLHAASGIGSDVGDSEEDVQLQRLPGAAVKVLTPHQLAAVVFGTAGHEAVALDLRGQDVILDEVHTYGPLALSMVERLVRVAASLECRVHVGTATIPKALSDVIVDVLGGSEAVSEVRLTDSELDRYDRHTVEKVDGEEAARMRIAEAVRAGQRVLVVSNRVARAQERFEWVSDAFPLISRLLLHSRYRRMDRARLEADLRAMADGPGPCVVSATQVVEVSLDVSFDILITDAAPLDALIQRFGRVNRHARQSPDGSGDPRKPVVVVAPPEKSRDALPYDLDVVQRSYAALREGSLHERDLQDLISNVYPSVSAENIEEHFAHRDDLTYRLKALQHRPRSVIVKALQIESETALRASDAPVYEDRRTSPAERTRLEIPAPESLSRVARDRGWRRTERGAWPIVVPDDQYDEVYGLRPERQVEPADLYQETASRIH; the protein is encoded by the coding sequence ATGAGCGCCGTCCTTCTCGCCAAAAGCCCCGAGCGCGGCGGCCTCACGCTCCATGAGCACACGGCGCACGTTGTTGCCTGCGCTGAGCGGTTCGCCGAGGCATGGGACTTCGACAGCCGCCTCGCCCGCCTCGGGGCCATACTCCACGACCTCGGCAAAGGACACCCAGCCACGCAGGCGATGCTCCTGGCGAAGACAAAGCAGCGTGACCCGGTCGCGTTCGCGGCCCGCCTCGACGGCGCGCCGTGGAAAGAAGCCGTCGAGCGCGAGATCCGCCACCGTGACAACCCAAACACGTTCCCACACCGCCACGAACTCTCGTCGCTCGGCTTCCTCCCGCTATTCCCAGCCGACAACTGGCGGACACTCATCGAGATGGTCGTTGGTCACCATAAGTCCGTCGTCGATGATGTGAGCGGTCGTGGGTTTCTCGACTTGATGGAGCCTGGCGGCTATCCTGACCCAGACCTCGCCGTTGAGCGGCATCTTCAAGACTGGGACCTGTGGGCACCCGCTGCCGCAGAAGTCGCGGAGGCGTTCGGCGTCGAGGTGGGTGAGGTCTCCCTGGACCAAGCTGAGGCTGCATTCTTTGAGGCGTACGAGATCGTCCGCGGCCTCGGCAAGAAGCGCTCTGACTGGCGAGGGCTTTTGATGGCGGCCGACCACTTCGGATCGGCCTTCGCCCACGACGCGGCCGAGAACGTAGCTGGGCTGTTTGGCGACCCGAAGGCCGCAGACGTATATGGGCCGGAGGGCCGCTACGCGCCGTCGGAGGACTACCCGCTCTCACTCCGGCATGCCGAGGCCGAAGATACGCGCCCGCACACGCTCGTCGTCGCACCCACGGGGGCAGGCAAGACCAACTTTCTCTTCCGGCGGTGCCGGGGACGGGTGTTCTACACGCTCCCGTTTCAGGCCTCGATCAATGCGATGGCCGATCGTGTTCGCACCGACGTTGGCGAGACCGCCGACGTTCGCCGCCTACACGCGGCGTCAGGTATTGGCAGTGACGTGGGCGACAGCGAGGAAGATGTACAACTCCAACGGCTCCCCGGTGCCGCTGTCAAAGTACTCACGCCGCATCAGCTTGCAGCCGTCGTATTCGGGACGGCAGGGCACGAGGCCGTCGCGCTTGATCTCCGTGGCCAGGACGTGATTCTCGACGAGGTCCACACCTACGGCCCCTTGGCCCTTTCGATGGTTGAACGGCTCGTTCGCGTCGCAGCTTCGCTTGAGTGTCGCGTCCACGTTGGCACGGCCACGATCCCCAAAGCACTAAGCGACGTGATCGTGGATGTCCTTGGAGGGTCAGAGGCGGTTTCTGAAGTTCGCCTGACCGACTCTGAACTCGACCGCTACGACCGGCACACGGTGGAGAAGGTGGACGGAGAGGAAGCCGCGCGGATGCGGATTGCCGAGGCTGTTCGAGCAGGACAGCGCGTGCTTGTCGTCTCGAACCGGGTGGCCCGCGCGCAGGAGCGGTTCGAGTGGGTCAGCGACGCATTCCCGCTCATTTCGCGGCTGCTCCTCCACAGTCGCTATCGCCGGATGGACCGCGCACGCTTGGAGGCGGACCTACGAGCTATGGCTGATGGTCCCGGCCCGTGTGTCGTCTCGGCGACCCAGGTGGTCGAGGTCAGTCTTGACGTGTCTTTCGACATCCTTATCACTGACGCCGCACCGCTTGACGCGCTCATCCAGCGGTTTGGGCGCGTCAACCGGCACGCCCGCCAGTCTCCAGACGGTTCAGGCGATCCGCGCAAGCCTGTCGTCGTGGTCGCACCGCCAGAGAAGAGTCGGGACGCGCTGCCCTACGACCTGGACGTTGTCCAGCGGAGCTACGCCGCGCTCCGAGAAGGCTCGCTCCACGAGCGTGACCTGCAAGACCTCATCTCGAATGTCTACCCAAGCGTGAGCGCGGAGAACATCGAGGAGCACTTCGCCCACCGCGACGACCTGACGTACCGGCTGAAGGCACTCCAGCACCGACCGCGTTCGGTGATCGTCAAGGCGCTTCAGATCGAGTCGGAGACGGCCCTCCGCGCCTCCGACGCCCCGGTCTACGAGGACCGCCGGACCTCGCCTGCTGAGCGTACCCGCCTAGAAATTCCAGCCCCCGAGTCGCTCAGTCGCGTTGCCCGGGATCGCGGTTGGCGGCGCACTGAGCGTGGAGCGTGGCCCATCGTCGTCCCCGACGACCAGTACGACGAGGTCTACGGCCTCCGGCCTGAACGCCAGGTCGAGCCTGCCGACCTCTACCAGGAAACTGCCAGTCGCATTCACTAA
- a CDS encoding CRISPR-associated endoribonuclease Cas6, with translation MRLHLRLSPNTEPVPFDHLNRLTGALHTWVGKNDVHDGLSLYSFGWLRNGRVRQGRLDFPKGTTWTVSFVDTALGKRLLGGVLDAPDVTCGMRVTEVQLAESPEFGASHRFLVDGAVLTRRNRDDGGRDHLTFEDADADATLTRTLQRKLVAAGLDAGTDQVRVRFDRAWSGAKSKVVTLKGVTYKTSVCPVVVEGTPEVVRFAWLVGAGELTGSGLGALR, from the coding sequence ATGCGTCTACATCTCCGACTCTCTCCGAACACCGAGCCGGTTCCGTTCGATCACCTGAATCGACTGACGGGGGCGCTCCACACTTGGGTTGGGAAAAATGATGTCCACGACGGGTTGAGCCTCTACAGCTTCGGCTGGCTCCGAAACGGTAGAGTCCGTCAAGGCCGCTTAGACTTTCCAAAGGGTACGACCTGGACCGTATCGTTTGTCGATACTGCGCTGGGCAAGCGGCTTCTGGGCGGAGTGCTCGATGCCCCCGACGTGACCTGCGGTATGCGTGTGACCGAGGTGCAGCTTGCGGAGTCGCCTGAATTCGGTGCGTCGCATCGGTTTCTGGTTGACGGGGCCGTGCTGACCCGACGCAACCGTGATGACGGCGGACGCGATCACCTCACGTTCGAAGACGCCGACGCCGACGCGACCCTCACCCGTACCCTCCAGAGAAAGCTCGTTGCAGCGGGACTCGACGCAGGGACGGACCAGGTTCGGGTGCGCTTCGACCGGGCGTGGTCCGGTGCCAAGTCCAAGGTGGTCACCTTGAAGGGCGTGACCTACAAGACGAGCGTCTGCCCGGTGGTCGTAGAAGGGACTCCAGAGGTTGTTCGCTTCGCGTGGCTGGTTGGGGCAGGCGAACTCACAGGATCGGGCCTCGGTGCTCTTCGCTAA
- a CDS encoding WYL domain-containing protein, with product MNTSDLRPALLAYLASGVTPTQGEAADRVGCSERSARRHLRAMEHDGMVAVVTDADGFKRYRLKPEHRPLSTAVDLPEREVEALTVAILAARDLLAPTPFASPLAQAQQRLERAWLAEAFTFEPQDEAARWRFDGSSGPPPFDPGCFGALLKAVRNTRPVEVAYYTASRAALSEGRRLHPLGFLVRSGTWCLVAYDPGVGTYRDFALAGFRDVALVEGETFQPPGDFDLATYGRDRFGALAGDTVHEVRLRVSAEAAPYFERKTYSATQLVEAEHADGSLTVSFEVEGLPSVVSWVCSWGPKVRVLAPPELVEEVAAAHRAAAAQYGEGQDG from the coding sequence ATGAACACGTCCGACCTGCGCCCCGCCCTGCTCGCCTACCTCGCCTCTGGTGTCACGCCGACCCAGGGCGAGGCGGCCGACCGCGTCGGTTGCTCCGAGCGCTCGGCGCGGCGGCACCTCCGTGCGATGGAGCACGACGGGATGGTGGCGGTCGTGACGGACGCCGACGGCTTCAAGCGCTACCGGCTCAAGCCCGAACATCGGCCGCTCTCGACCGCGGTGGATCTGCCCGAGCGGGAGGTGGAGGCGCTGACCGTGGCGATCCTCGCCGCGCGTGACCTGTTGGCACCGACACCGTTTGCCTCACCGCTTGCCCAAGCTCAGCAGCGGCTGGAGCGGGCGTGGCTGGCTGAGGCGTTCACCTTCGAGCCGCAGGACGAGGCGGCGCGGTGGCGCTTCGACGGGAGCAGCGGGCCACCTCCGTTTGACCCGGGGTGCTTCGGCGCGCTGCTGAAGGCCGTACGCAACACGCGACCGGTCGAGGTGGCCTACTACACGGCCTCGCGCGCCGCGCTCAGCGAGGGGCGGCGGCTGCACCCGCTGGGCTTCCTGGTCCGCAGCGGGACGTGGTGCCTCGTGGCCTACGACCCGGGCGTGGGCACCTACCGCGACTTCGCGCTGGCGGGCTTCCGGGACGTGGCGCTGGTGGAGGGCGAGACCTTCCAGCCGCCTGGGGACTTCGACCTGGCCACCTACGGGCGCGACCGGTTCGGTGCCCTCGCCGGCGACACGGTCCACGAGGTGCGGCTTCGCGTATCGGCCGAGGCCGCGCCGTACTTCGAGAGGAAGACCTACTCAGCAACACAACTGGTCGAGGCCGAGCACGCCGACGGCAGCCTCACGGTGTCGTTCGAGGTGGAGGGGCTGCCGTCGGTGGTGAGTTGGGTGTGCTCGTGGGGGCCGAAGGTGCGGGTGCTCGCGCCGCCCGAGTTAGTGGAAGAGGTGGCGGCAGCGCACCGGGCGGCGGCGGCGCAGTATGGCGAGGGACAGGATGGTTAA